A region of the Microcoleus sp. AS-A8 genome:
GCCTACAGCTCAGTGGAAGCCGGAGCGGAAGGTAAGGGCGGTGACATTGAGATTACCACTGGCTCACTTTCCTTGACTGATGCCCTCATATCCTCTGAAAGCCGGGGAACTGGTACAGCGGGTGACATCACTCTCCAAACGACGCAAAACTTGGAAATGAATCGTTCCTCAATCCTTGCCACCACCCAAACGGGTAACGGCGGTAATATTAGGCTGCGGATGGGAGATTTATTAGTGATGCGTAACGACAGCAATATCTCCACCACCGCAGGAGTCGCAGGTGCGGGTGGCGATGGCGGCAACATCAACATTAATGCAGGTTTCGCTGTCGCCGTCCCTAAAGAAGATAGCGACATCACCGCCAATGCTTTCAATGGACGAGGCGGCAATATTAACATCACCACTCAAGGCATCTATGGTCTGACATTCCGAGAACAGGACATTCCCGCAAGCAGTGATATTACCGCCAGTTCTCAGTTTGGTTTAGACGGTGAATTTCAACTCGATTTACTCACCAATGTTGACCCCAGTCGGGGGTTAGCCGAGTTACCGACTAACGTAGTCGATGCCTCACAGCAAATTGACCGCCGTTGTACCCCCGCAGCAGCAGACCAAAAAAGCAGCTTTGTGATTATAGGACGGGGTGGCTTACCTCCTAGTCCGAACGACTTGCTCCAGAATGATGAAGGAATAACTCCTAATTGGATAACCCTCAACGCCCAGGCAGAAAACATCTCTGGTGTTACCCCTCAAACCAATCTCACTCCTAGCACGCCTAAACAATTGGTGGAAGCACAAAGCTGGATATACGGTGCCCATGGAGAGGTGATTCTCACAGCCCAAGCATCCAGCGTTACACCTGACAAATCTTGGCAAACATCCCCATCCTGTCACGACATTAAGCCTAGCTCTAACTAGGCAGGGAGGGCAGAGCGGGAGGGGAAGAGGTTTTAAATTTCGTGTCTATCTAAAAACCTATTGAGGTCACAATCATGGTCACAGTCACGCCAACAACAAAGCAACGCGATGTTCAAGTTCTCCCCATTGGAGCAGAAACCACCGTATTGCGATCGCGCACTTGGGATAGACTCAAGTTTGAAATCGAGTATGCCCTGCAACGCGGCACCACCGCCAACTCTTACCTAATTCGAGCCGATAAAATTGCCCTGTTTGACCCCCCTGGTGAATCCTTTACCGAAATTTTTCTCGCTGCACTCCAACAACGCCTCAACCCAACCCAGCTAGATTACATAATTCTCGGTCACGTCAATCCCAACCGAGCCGTTACCCTCAAAGCCCTGCTTGAACTTGCACCTCAAGTTACATTTGTTTGCTCCAATCCGGCATCAATTAACCTACGAACTCTCTTGCCAGACCAAGAACTGAAAATTGAGGTTGTGCGAGGTGATGACACCTTGGATTTAGGGCAAGGTCATCACCTACAATTTATCCCAACCCCCAGTCCTCGATGGCCTGGTTCACTTTGTACTTACGACCCCCAAACCGAAATTCTCTTCACCGATAAGCTGTTTGGGGCACATGTCTGTGGTGACCAGGTAATGGACGAAGGATGGATGACGATTAGCGAAGACCGACGCTATTACTTCGATTGCCTCATGGCACCCCACGCGAGGCAAGTGGAAAAGGCGTTGGACAAACTAACTGAATTCCAGGCAAGGCTTTATGCTACGGGTCATGGCCCTTTGGTGCGCTATAGCCTGATCCCCCTAACTCAGTCCTATCGACAGTGGAGTGAGGAAAATGCCACAAAGGACTTGACGGTTGCCCTAATTTATGCATCTGCCTATGGAAATACCGGAACCTTAGCCCAAGCGATCGCACGGGGCATCACGAAAGCCGGTGTTGGGGTTGAAGCAATTAACAGCGAAGCGGCTGACCCCACAGAGATTCAGAAAGCGGTGGAGAAAGCAGACGGATTCATTATGGGTTCCCCAACCCTAGGCGGTCATGCCCCAACGCCCATCCAAACCGCACTGGGAATCGTCCTTTCGACCGCCAGCAAAACAAAACTCGCGGGTGTCTTCGGTTCCTACGGCTGGAGTGGTGAAGCCATTGACTTGATTGAAAGTAAATTCAGCGATGCCGGTTACCAGTTCGGCTTTGAAACCATTCGAGTTAAATTTAAGCCCAACGAAGTTACCCTCAAATACTGTGAAGAAGCAGGTACCGACTTTGCCCAAGCTTTGAAGAAAGCCAAAAAATCCCGTACCCCCCGGCAACCTGTTGGTGAGTCCCAAGCCGCGCGTACCGAGCAAGCGGTGGGACGTTTAATCGGGTCTTTGTGTATTGTTACAACCAAACAAGGGGAACTCAAGGGGGCAATGCTGGCTGATTGGGTTTCTCAAGCCACCTTTACACCTCCGGGTCTTACCATTGCAGTGGCCAAAGACCGAGCAATTGAGTCGCTGATGCACACGGGCGATTCCTTTGTCCTGAATATTCTCGCCCAAGGGAAGCATTTGGGCTTAATGAAGCACTTCCTCAAACCCTTTGGGCCTGGGGAAGACCGATTTGCTGGGGTCACGACCCAAGAGGCTGAGAATGGTTGCCCGATTCTAGGCGATGCCTTAGCTTATTTAGAATGTACGGTAGAAAATCGCATGGAATGTGGCGATCACTGGGTCGTCTATGGGGTGGTTAAACAGGGCCAATTACTGCAAGCTGACGGCGTTACTGCTGTGCATCATCGCAAATCAGGTACTCATTACTAATGACGAATTGAACGCAGGGGTAGCACCAGACTCAGCAACAAACGCTGCCCCTGTCGGACGGCTGCACTATCCTTGCTTGATGGCGACTGGGGTCAAACAAGGCGTTTTGCCAAAATCCTCTTCTGGAATCTGGTTTTTAGGTTAATTTAAGGTTAAGAATAGGTAAAGAAAATCTGTTAACATTGAAATTTACTTTCGATAGGAGGTAGCTATGGCAGATTCAGCTCGGATGAGCAAGAACAGCTTTCTCTATCCTCAGAGCCGCTACTACGGACGGTTTACACCAGAGCATCTAACCTTCAATGCCAATTTGCAAGAATTTGCTCAGAATGTTTCTTACATCTCGGCTCTAGAGACGGGAGGAAAGCTGTCTCCGGAAGAGGCTTATACGAAGATTAAAGGTTTGTGGAAACAGTTGAAGCACAGCAAGAAAGCATTAGGGATTGGTAAAAATCTACCTCAAGAAACAACCTAATTCTTCGAGTACTCGGTAATCTGTATAAGAGTTGGAATAAAGAGTCTGAACATAGGGATTTGCGAAGTACCACCTTTGTCGCCATACCGTAACCAGAAGGATGAAACGACTGCCATTCTGGCTACCAGAATGGCATTACCCATGAGGATGAGGAGCTACAACGATTGCTGCCAGCAGGCGGCAACCACAAGGTTATTGTCAGCTCCCAGGCTAACGCCTTGATTCTTTGGGTCAAAAGACTGAAAAGCAACTAATGACAAGGGTTCTAATCATCGAAGACGAAGAAATCCTGCGCGAGAGTATCCTGAATATCCTAGAGACGAATGGGTTTAGTACGATTGAGGCAGGAGATGGCCAAAGTGGAGTACGCTTGGCAAAAGAGCGGATTCCTGATCTTATTTTGTGTGATATTAGGATGCCGGAGCTCTCTGGGTACGAAGTATTAAAAACACTGCGTCAAGATCCACTGACGGCCGGTATTCCCTTACTCTTTCTAACGGCAGACAATATGCAAAACGTCATGGATCAAGGAGAGGCTCTAGGGGCAAACGGCTATCTGACGAAGCCCTTTTCAACTGTTCAACTCTTACAAGCGATTAGTCAAGGGCTTCGCGATTACCCTAGAAATTAGCGCAGCTAATCGCTAAACTCACTCCTCTGTAAAAATTTTTTAACTAATTCGCCGGGAAGTCCCCCGCTATAGCCAAGGCGGATACATCGAGGCGTGAGGCGAGTACCGCCACAGGTTTAGCGGCGGGATGAAAGGCGGTCAATTGCGTCCGGTCAAACGGGAGCGCAATTGACAATACCATCTTACGGTTTTACGATTAAATAAATTCACAGTAAAACCTAGGCTAATCAAGGAAATAAAGGAAATAAAGGTTGGGAAAACTTATGTAACGCCCAAAGATAGCTTGGGTGCTCAGGCGGGAGTTGTGATTGTTGCAGAGTCAACCGAAGGGTACAGTGCAAAAGTATTCTCAGTAAATGCTTGGTACGACCACAAGTACAATCAGCAAGGTCAGATAATAGATGCCCCTCGTGTTGAGATTGGAAACCCTATTTGGGATTTAGATTTAGAGACTGAAAGCTGATGAAACGTCGAGTAGCGAAAGTTAGGCTCTATCCAACAAACGAACAGCAACAATCGCTAGCCAAAGCGTTTGGTTGTAGTCGTTGGTGGTGGAATTTCGCACTCAATAAAACGATTCAAACCTACCAAGAGACAGGAAAAGGGTTGTCAGACAAGGCGCTTAATGCGCTTCTGCCATCGCTCAAAAAAGAATACGAGTGGTTAAAAGAGACTTATTCACAGGTATATCAATCAACCACTCGTAATTTGTCTAGAGCGTTCCTCAATTTCTTTGAAAAGCATGCGGCTTTTCCTCGTTTCAAATCTAGAAAAGCTAGACAGTCTATTCAATACCCTCAGAGTATCAAGATTGAAGGAAACTGTCTTAAAGTTCCTTTTATTGGTTTGATTGAGGCTAAAATTCACAGGTTATTTGAGGGTGGAATTAAGACTGTCACAATATCAAAAGACCCATCAGGCAAATACTTTGCATCTATCTTGTTTGAAGTGGAAGGTGATGAACCTGAAGTTTCAACTGAAGGTAAGGTCGCAGGTATTGATTTAGGAATAAAAGATTTTGCCATTGTTCATAATGGTGAAAAAACCTCTAAGTTTGCTAACCCTAAGCATTTAGCTAAATACGAACGCAACTTAGCTCGAAAACAGGCTAACTTAGCCAGAAAGCAGAAGGGGAGCAAGTCTAGAGAGAAGGCAAGAAGGCTTGCGGCTAGAGTATACGAACGAGTTAGAAATGTCCGTCAAGATTTTCTCCATAAGCTTTCACGGAAGTTAGTTGACGAGAACCAAGTCATCGTAGTGGAGAACCTCAATGTCAAGGGCATGGTTCGCAACCACAATCTAGCCAAGGCTATTTCTGATGTTGGCTGGGGCATGTTTGTCAATTTCTTAGATTACAAGCTGGAACGTAAGGGTGGAAAGCTTATAGAAATTGATAGATGGTTTCCTAGTTCCAAACTCTGCTCAAAGTGTCTCTATCAAATGTCGGAGATGCCATTAGATGTCCGTAGTTGGACTTGTCCGAATTGCGGCACTCATCATGATAGAGACGAAAATGCAGCAAGAAACATAAGAGCAGAGGGTATCAGATTGTTATGGGCGTTGGGAACCAGCGCTCCTGCGGCAGGAGGAGATGTAAGACCAAAACTTGGACGCAAGCCCAAGCAAAGGCATTCTCTCGTGATTGTCGAAGCCCCCACTATATTCGGTACTCCGACTTAGTGGGGGTAGTTCACGAGGCGTCTGTACTCTCGTTTAGCTTTTGCGAATGTTTGAACTAGATTTTAGGGCATTTCTTCAGTCTTTCCTGAGCTTTGGCAAAAAGCTGATTGCTGCTCATTGGCGCTCTTTGCTCATTCTATTTATTGGTGTCTACTTACCCTTACAAGTTTTTGGGGAGCTAGCAGAAGAAGTTTGGGAAAATGAAGGCGGCTTTCCTTGGGATGTGCCTATTCTGCTGGCGGTTCATAGCACATCCTCAACCCAAATGGATGGTTTCGCTACCATCCTGACGAAGCTAGGGGTATTTTGGGGCGTGTTTCCCGTCGCTAGTGTGATCGGGCTAGTATTATTGCTGCGGCGACGGTGGCGATCGCTAACTTATTTACTCACCACTCTCTTCGGCAGCATCATCATTAACCGCACCGCCAAAGTATTATTACATCGAGTTCGTCCCCACCTATGGTCATCACCCGCTCCAGAGTTGGACTACGGATTCCCTAGTGGTCATGCCATGTCGAGTATGACACTGGTAGCGGCGTTGATCATTCTGAGTTGGAACAGCCGTTGGCGCTTTCCCGTTTGGTTGATTGGAAGCGTATTTGTGCTTTCCATTGGCTGGACACGTCTTTATCTAGGAGTTCACTATCCCAGTGATATTCTCGCCGGATGGATGGTTTCGATTGCTTGGGCGATTGGGGTGAGTTTACTGATTAGACCCCATTTAACTAAACCCGTGGTTGCACAGGATGGAGAACCGGCTCATGCCGATCAGCTAACACCGAGGGAACAAGAGGCTGTAACGGAGAAAACTAAGTAGAGATTTCCACCACGTTCTTGCACTCTACCGGAGCAACCTTATGAGACAAACCATCATTCAGGTCGATGCTTTCACTGATACACCCTTCGCCGGAAACCCGGCGGCTGTTTGTGTTTTGCCGGCTCCCCAGGATGGAGACTGGATGCAAAACGTAGCCAGGGAGATGAATTTATCAGAGACGGCTTTTCTCGTCAGGCAGGACGATGGCTTCCATTTACGTTGGTTTACCCCTACCGTAGAAGTGCCGCTTTGTGGTCATGCCACCCTAGCAAGTGCTCATGTCTTGTGGTCAGAAGGACATTTGCCATCGGATGCAGTGGCTCGTTTTTACACCAAAAGTGGCTTACTCATCGCCCAGCGCCAAGGAGATTGGATTGAACTCGATTTTCCGGCCAATCGCTCAGAAGCAATAATCCCCCCTCCCGAACTCTCTCAAGCTTTGGGTGTGCCGATCAAATCAGTTTTTCAGACGGCTTTGGACTATTTGGTCGAAGTAGAGTCTGAAGAATGGGTGCGGCAAATGCAACCCAATTTCCAGCAACTCAAAAGCCTGCACCATGGCAGAGTCATTGTCACCAGCTCTTCTAGCGAAGATTCGGATTATGATTTTATTTCTCGCTTCTTTGCACCTGGCGTAGGCATTGATGAAGACCCAGTAACGGGAGCCGCTCATTGCTGCCTTGCTCCCTTCTGGCGCGATCGCCTCAGTAAGGATGAGTTTTTAGCTTATCAGGCATCCAGTCGAGGTGGGGTGGTGAAAGTGCGCTATACGGGGAGCGATCGCGTTTTTCTCGCAGGACAAGCCGTTACCGTGCTGCGAGGCGAATTAATCGCCACTTGATGGGGGAATGGAGAACAGCCAACGTGAACATTCAACAAGCGTTTAATGCCGCCGCCGCCGATTATGACCGATTAAGGCGCATCCTGATTCCGTGCTTTGAGGATTTTTACAGAACAGCAGTTGAAATTATCCCTTTTGATCGCAGTGCAGCCCTAAAGATACTTGATTTGGGCGCAGGAACAGGTCTTTATTCAGGTATGGTTCAGGCACTCTTCCCGAATGCCGAGTTCACGCTGATCGACTTAGCCCCTGAGATGTTAGAAAAGGCGAAGAGCCGATTTAGCCAGATGGGGAAGTCCCCAAAAATCCTGATGGGTGATTATGTCGAGAGTGATTGGGAAAGCCCATATAACCTTGTGATTTCCGGTTTATCCATCCATCATCTGTCCGACTCGGATAAAAAGCGTCTTTATCAGCGGATTTATCAAGCGCTGAAGCCTGGGGGTATGTTCGTCAATGCCGACCAAGTTTTGGGTAAGACACCCGAATTAGAGAAGCGCTATCGACAACAGTGGCTCGATTCAGTCCGTACCCTCGGTATTTCAGAGGAGGAACTCAAAGCCGCCCAAAAACGCATGGAATACGATCGCATGGCAACCCTTGAGGCACAATTGGGTTGGCTGGAAGCGGCAGGTTTCCAAGATGTGGATTGCTGCTACAAAAATTTCAGCTTTGCCGTTTTTGGGGGATATCGCCCTGCTCAGTTAGAGGTTAAAAACAATCTTCAACAACCCACCCTCCAGACTCAACGGCTCATTCTACGTCCCTTCACCCTAGCAGATGCACCAGATGTGCAACGGTTAGCGGGCGCACGCGAAATTGCTGCCATGACGCTCTCAATTCCCCATCCTTACAAAGATGGTATGGCTCAGGAGTGGATTAACACCCATTCAACTGCATTGGAGCAGGGAAGAGTCGTCAACTTTGCGATCGCCCTCCGGGCGGTGCCTTCGGCAATCGCCCTGTGTGAGAGTGGAGAACTGTGTGGAGCGCTCGGATTAGGCATCGATGCCGATAATAACCAGGCTGAACTCGGCTACTGGCTTGGCAAACCCTATTGGGGACAGGGCTACTGCACCGAAGCCGCTAGAGCCGTGGTGAGATATGGCTTTGAGGTACTTGCCTTACATCGCATTCATTCTGCCCACTTTCCCCACAATCTAGCATCAGGACGAGTGATGCAGAAGATTGGGATGCACTACGAGGGATGCCGCCGCCAACATATACGCAAGTGGGAAAAGTTTGAAGACCTTGTACAGTATGGCATCCTCAAAAGTGACTGGTTGCAGCAGTGAAAGGAAAACCATGAGGGCTTAGGGCGTCGGGGGGAGAGGAAAGAGTTTTTCATTCCAGCCTTCGTGCGTTGTGATACCTCCCCTCTCGCTAAAATTTCCGGAATGACCAGCCCCTAATTGGTAGTTAAATTTTGTTACGATAAATTGGGATATTCAGCCATTGGCGACTCCACCCTCGTCTGTCGCTGATCACGAAACCTACTGCAATTGTCCTTGGAGACACTCCTAATGCTGCGACTCGAACATATTAGTAAAATTTACCCTACAGGCGAAGTCCTCAAGGATGTCAACTGGGAAGTCAAAGTAGGCGATCGCATTGGACTCGTCGGCGTTAACGGCGCAGGCAAATCCACCCAACTGAAAATCATTGCTGGGGAGATGGAACCCACGGCGGGAGAAATTATCCGTCCCGCTAGCTTACACATCGCTTACCTCACCCAAGAATTTGAAGTCGATCCGACGCGCACCGTTCGCGAAGAATTTTGGACGGTGTTTAAGGAAGCGAACGCTGTGCAGCATTCGATGACGCAGGTGCAGCGACAGATGGAAACGGCTAATCCAGAAGAACTAGACCGACTGATCCACAAACTAGACAAACTCCAGCGCCACTTTGAAGCCTTAGATGGCTATGGATTAGAGGCTCAAATTGAGAAGATTTTGCCAGAAATGGGATTTGAGCCAGAAGATGGCGATCGCCTCGTGAGTGCGTTCAGTGGCGGTTGGCAGATGCGGATGAGTTTGGGCAAAATCTTGCTGCAAAAACCCGACCTCTTGCTGCTAGACGAGCCAACAAACCATCTGGATTTAGAAACCATTGAATGGCTGGAAACTTACCTGAAGGGTCTAAAAACCCCAATGGTTATTGTTTCCCATGACCGGGAGTTTCTGGATCGCCTGTGTACCCAAATTGTCGAAACTGAACGCGGTGTCTCGACGACATACCTGGGTAACTACTCTGCTTATTTGCAACAGAAAGCTGAGATGCAGGAAGCTCAACTGAGTGCTTATGAGCGTCAGCAAAAGGAACTGGAGAAGCAGCAAGTCTTTGTGGATCGTTTCCGCGCTAGCGCCACCCGCAGCACCCAGGCGAAAAGCCGCGAGAAACAATTAGACAAAATTGAGCGAATTGAAGCGCCAACCAATAGCTTAAAAACCCTGCACTTCCGCTTTCCCCCGGCACCTCGCAGTGGTTTGGAGGTGGTGAAAATCAAAGACTTAGTTCATGCCTATGATGACAAGATTCTGTTCTTAGGAGCCGATTTACTGATTGAACGTGGCGATCGCGTGGCGTTTCTCGGTCCTAATGGTGCGGGTAAATCGACCCTGCTCCATTTAATTATGGGCATGGAACAACCCACGGAAGGGACGGTTCAATTGGGTCAACATAATGTCCTTCCGGGTTACTTCGAGCAAAATCAAGCCGAAGCTCTGGATTTAAACAAAACCGTCATGCAAACGATCCATGATGAGGTGCCGGATTGGAAAAACGAGGAAGTTCGCACCTTATTAGGACGGTTTTTGTTTAGTGGTGAGACGGTGTTTAAAAAAGTTGAGTCCCTGAGTGGGGGAGAAAAAGCGCGTCTTGCTTTGGCTAAAATGCTTTTACGTCCCGCTAATTTACTGATGTTGGATGAGCCGACCAATCACCTGGATATTCCTGCGAAAGAAATGCTGGAAGAAGCGATCCAGAATTATGATGGTACGGTGCTGATTGTCTCCCACGACCGTTATTTCATTTCCAAAGTGGCTACCAAAATTGTGGAAATCCGAGAGGGTGAATTTCGCCCCTATTTGGGAGATTACCACTATTATTTAGATAAAATCGCGGAAGAAAAACAGCAAGCCAAACTAGCTGCGATCGCCGCCGAAAAAGCCGCGAAAAAAGCGGCAAAAGCCTCGAAAAAAGCTGACACCAAACGCCGCTAATCTTTAATATTTTGTGGAATCTAGTCCTCAAAATAGGGGGTAAGCCTTCCGCAGCACGACGTGAAGATACCCCCTATTATTTTTTCCAGCCTATACAAGAGATTTTGCGTGTTAGTCTTACCTTTGATGTAGCTATCCCGCTAATGCCGAAACGCACCTTCATAAGGAGAAGCACAAAGCCACTTCTCCATTGCAGAAAGCGGAAGCACAATCGGCCAAAAGATTGTTGCTAGTGCCAATACTTTTAAACACAAGCGTTTTTCTGACTCCGACAAGCTAGTATCCTGCCTAAAACGTTGAAACCAGTTAGCAAAGCATTGGATCGCTTTGCTAACATAAAGTGCAGTCAGAATTAGGGATAATTCTTGATAGCTTGCTGCGTCGATTATACACATCGACATAATACCCTTTAATAGTTTGGTTGTCTTGACGATAGACTTTAGGCTTTTAAAAAGCCCATAGGCACCCTTCGAGCAAAGGTCTCAGGCAGACAATTAGCGACTTTGTTTTGAGTTTGCTCTACATCTATAAGATATAAGATATTCCTCTTAAAAAGGAATCATAGCCGTTCTCAACTGGAGTGATAGACACAATGGCAGGGGCATAAGGCTGTGCGCCTCTATGCCTGTACCTCATCCAATCGAGAAGGCTATATGGCAATGAGTAGAGTAATAATCCTAAGAATATTAATTTAATTAAAAATGTGCTTTATGATACAATTTATTCATTAAATTTAATGAAAGCTTCCGGAAAGCGATGAGAAGTTTAGCAGAAAACGCTTTTCCCGCTATTGCCCTCATCTAGGTATAGATGCGGTGTCGGAGTGTTTCTGTACAATAGAAATCGATGGATTCAGGAGCCAGGTAACTGGTCAGAAACGCCTATCGAGACTATCTACGGGAATCTTCAGGGTTTAAAGTCCAGCCAACTCAAGCAGCTCCAACGGCTGTATCAGCAGCGCTTACCGAGCGATAGCTTGACAACACCAGAGTTTGCCCAACGACTGGCCGCCATCAGCACGGACATCAAACAACCGGTGTGTACCTACATCAATCGCCGGGGACAGGTGATTCGCGTGGGAGTCGGTACTCCCTCTCAGACGAAAATCCCGCCGTTGGAATTGCCCCGCTACGGCGCAGAACGACTGTCGGGCATTCGCTGTCTTGCCACTCAGCTTAAGTCAGAAACTCCGAAAGAAGCGGCCTTAACCGCCATGGTGATTCAACGACTCGATGCTTTAGTGGTACTGACGGTTACAGAATCAGGATTTGAGCGGCGGGGAGGGGGTGCTACCGGTTATGTCAAAGAGACTTACTTAGTTCACTTACTTCCTCCCACGGAGCAAGGAGTGCAAAATCCAGATGACCGCCCTCTAGCAACTGGCGTTGAACAGAGCTGGAGTGTGTCGCCACCCCTAAGCTTGGATATACTGACCAAGCAGGATTTCCTGGAGTTGGTCGAAGGGCTAGAATCTGAGTTCCGGCGAGAATTTGTTGCACAACAGGTTGATGTCGATCAAGACCGAGTGCTGATCGTTGGGTTGATGACGGACGAGACGACTAAAGAGCGATTTGAGGATGGCTTAGCAGAAATCGCCCGGTTGGTGGAAACGGCAGGGGGAGAGGTATTACAGACGATGCGGCAGAAGCGATCGCGTCCGCATCCTCAAACCGTGGTTGGGGCTGGTAAAGTTCAGGAAATTGCCCTCATCGTTCAAACTCTAGGAGCTAATCTCGTCGTGTTTGACCGCGACCTCTCACCAGCTCAAGTCCGCAACCTAGAATTGGAAACTGGTGTCCGGGTCGTAGACCGTACTGAAGTCATTTTGGATATCTTCGCCCAACGCGCCCAATCCCGCGCCGGAAAATTGCAGGTAGAACTGGCTCAGCTCGAATACATGCTGCCCCGTCTCACAGGACGCGGTCAGGCGATGTCACGGTTAGGGGGCGGTATCGGAACACGCGGCCCCGGTGAAACAAAACTGGAAACGGAACGCCGAGCGATTCAGCGTCGAATCAACCGACTCCAACAGGAAGTGAACCAGTTGCAAGCCCATCGTTCCCGCTTGCGGCAGCGGCGTCAGCGACAGGAAGTTACTACGATTGCAGTCGTCGGTTATACCAATGCTGGAAAATCCACCCTGTTGAATACACTCACTAATGCTGAGGTCTACACAGCTGACCAGTTGTTTGCGACCCTTGACCCCACCACACGACGCTTACCCATTCCCAATGCCGTGACCGGTGAACCGATGGAAATTCTGCTAACCGATACCGTCGGATTTATCCACGAACTCCCTCCCCCTTTAGTGGATTCCTTCCGTGCCACTTTAGAAGAAGTTACAGAAGCCGACGCGCTGCTTCATTTGGTGGATTTATCTCATCCGGCATGGCAAAGTCACATCCGCTCGGTGATGACCATTTTGTCGGAGATGCCCGTTACACCGGGCCCGATTTTGGTGGCGTTTAATAAAATTGACCAGGTAGATAGTGAAACCTTGACGCTGGCTCAAGACGAATTTCCTCAAGGCGTATTCGTTTCCGCCAGTGAGCGGTTCGGACTGGAAACACTGCGTCAAAAATTAGCTCAGTTAGTTCATTACGCCCTCAATCCTTAGTCATATGCTTGCCATGGCTCAGTCAAAAGAGATATTTTGCCTTTGTGAGAGTGTAGAATTAACGGTTATGGTCGTCCGCACCTCGTAGAGCTGACAATGGCACCAATGTTGCCAAAAAGTCAGTTTTTTCGTTTTTGCCCAGATGACAGACAAGAAAAATCTTTTG
Encoded here:
- a CDS encoding diflavin flavoprotein, with the translated sequence MVTVTPTTKQRDVQVLPIGAETTVLRSRTWDRLKFEIEYALQRGTTANSYLIRADKIALFDPPGESFTEIFLAALQQRLNPTQLDYIILGHVNPNRAVTLKALLELAPQVTFVCSNPASINLRTLLPDQELKIEVVRGDDTLDLGQGHHLQFIPTPSPRWPGSLCTYDPQTEILFTDKLFGAHVCGDQVMDEGWMTISEDRRYYFDCLMAPHARQVEKALDKLTEFQARLYATGHGPLVRYSLIPLTQSYRQWSEENATKDLTVALIYASAYGNTGTLAQAIARGITKAGVGVEAINSEAADPTEIQKAVEKADGFIMGSPTLGGHAPTPIQTALGIVLSTASKTKLAGVFGSYGWSGEAIDLIESKFSDAGYQFGFETIRVKFKPNEVTLKYCEEAGTDFAQALKKAKKSRTPRQPVGESQAARTEQAVGRLIGSLCIVTTKQGELKGAMLADWVSQATFTPPGLTIAVAKDRAIESLMHTGDSFVLNILAQGKHLGLMKHFLKPFGPGEDRFAGVTTQEAENGCPILGDALAYLECTVENRMECGDHWVVYGVVKQGQLLQADGVTAVHHRKSGTHY
- a CDS encoding response regulator; translated protein: MTRVLIIEDEEILRESILNILETNGFSTIEAGDGQSGVRLAKERIPDLILCDIRMPELSGYEVLKTLRQDPLTAGIPLLFLTADNMQNVMDQGEALGANGYLTKPFSTVQLLQAISQGLRDYPRN
- a CDS encoding transposase, with product MKRRVAKVRLYPTNEQQQSLAKAFGCSRWWWNFALNKTIQTYQETGKGLSDKALNALLPSLKKEYEWLKETYSQVYQSTTRNLSRAFLNFFEKHAAFPRFKSRKARQSIQYPQSIKIEGNCLKVPFIGLIEAKIHRLFEGGIKTVTISKDPSGKYFASILFEVEGDEPEVSTEGKVAGIDLGIKDFAIVHNGEKTSKFANPKHLAKYERNLARKQANLARKQKGSKSREKARRLAARVYERVRNVRQDFLHKLSRKLVDENQVIVVENLNVKGMVRNHNLAKAISDVGWGMFVNFLDYKLERKGGKLIEIDRWFPSSKLCSKCLYQMSEMPLDVRSWTCPNCGTHHDRDENAARNIRAEGIRLLWALGTSAPAAGGDVRPKLGRKPKQRHSLVIVEAPTIFGTPT
- a CDS encoding phosphatase PAP2 family protein; this encodes MFELDFRAFLQSFLSFGKKLIAAHWRSLLILFIGVYLPLQVFGELAEEVWENEGGFPWDVPILLAVHSTSSTQMDGFATILTKLGVFWGVFPVASVIGLVLLLRRRWRSLTYLLTTLFGSIIINRTAKVLLHRVRPHLWSSPAPELDYGFPSGHAMSSMTLVAALIILSWNSRWRFPVWLIGSVFVLSIGWTRLYLGVHYPSDILAGWMVSIAWAIGVSLLIRPHLTKPVVAQDGEPAHADQLTPREQEAVTEKTK
- a CDS encoding PhzF family phenazine biosynthesis protein → MRQTIIQVDAFTDTPFAGNPAAVCVLPAPQDGDWMQNVAREMNLSETAFLVRQDDGFHLRWFTPTVEVPLCGHATLASAHVLWSEGHLPSDAVARFYTKSGLLIAQRQGDWIELDFPANRSEAIIPPPELSQALGVPIKSVFQTALDYLVEVESEEWVRQMQPNFQQLKSLHHGRVIVTSSSSEDSDYDFISRFFAPGVGIDEDPVTGAAHCCLAPFWRDRLSKDEFLAYQASSRGGVVKVRYTGSDRVFLAGQAVTVLRGELIAT
- a CDS encoding GNAT family N-acetyltransferase, which encodes MNIQQAFNAAAADYDRLRRILIPCFEDFYRTAVEIIPFDRSAALKILDLGAGTGLYSGMVQALFPNAEFTLIDLAPEMLEKAKSRFSQMGKSPKILMGDYVESDWESPYNLVISGLSIHHLSDSDKKRLYQRIYQALKPGGMFVNADQVLGKTPELEKRYRQQWLDSVRTLGISEEELKAAQKRMEYDRMATLEAQLGWLEAAGFQDVDCCYKNFSFAVFGGYRPAQLEVKNNLQQPTLQTQRLILRPFTLADAPDVQRLAGAREIAAMTLSIPHPYKDGMAQEWINTHSTALEQGRVVNFAIALRAVPSAIALCESGELCGALGLGIDADNNQAELGYWLGKPYWGQGYCTEAARAVVRYGFEVLALHRIHSAHFPHNLASGRVMQKIGMHYEGCRRQHIRKWEKFEDLVQYGILKSDWLQQ